CGAATTTATCGTTGAGCAGCTTGAAGCCGTCGAGGTCGATCAGCACCAGCGCCGAGGCGTATCCGTGATTCAGGTTGTCGTTGACCACCTCGCGATAGCGGGCCTGGAAAACCGAACGATTGGCGAGCCCGGTCAGCGGATCGGTTTCGGCTTGCTGCCGCAGGCTCTCGATCGCCTGGCGGTCGGAGGTGACGTCCTGCTTGCAGCCGAAGATCCGCACCGGCCGTTCGCCCTCCCGCACCGCGTTGATCGAGAGGCGCATCCAGCGCTTCTCGCCGCGCCAGGTCCTGATCTCGGCATCGAGCGTGACAGGCAAGCCGCTCCGGATCACCTCGGCGCGCGCGAGCTCCATGTGGCGCCTGGATTCGTCGATATAGAGGTCGACGATATCAGCGCGCCGCAGCGGGTTGCGCTCGGGATAGCCGAAGATGTCGTAGACGCCTTGGGTCCAGCTCAGGCGCTCGGTTTCGAGGACGCATTCCCACGCGCCGATGCGTGCGGCATTCAGGGCCTGATCATAGAGTCGTACGCGAACCCCGTCCGGCAAGGTCGCATGGTCTTCTGTCATCGACGATCCGGCAGCATGTCGCGATTTTGCCCAAGAGCTTAAAAGAGTGCTTAAAGGCTAGGGCTGCTGCGTTAACGAATTCTGTACGTCCATGCGAGCAGGCGCAGGGAACCACGAGCGTTCGCCGCCGGGCCGGCCTCAAGCTCGGAATGTGGCGGCCTGTGCCCGCAATTCGTCCCGGACGCGATCAAGCACGCTTTCATAATCACGCGTCTCGGTCTGGCGGAACAGCCGCACGCTCGGATACCAAGGGCTGTCCCTGCGATCGAGCAGCCAGCGGTAGTCGGGCGTCCATGGCAGCAGGATCCAGGTCGGACGGCCGAGCGCGCCGGCAAGATGGGCGACGCTGGTGTCGACGGTGATCACGAGATCGAGGCAGCTGATCAAGGCGGCGGTTTCAGTGAAGTCGGTGAGATCGGCGGTCAGGTCGATGATGTCGCGTCTCTCACGCAGCACCGCCGCATCGTGCGGGCGCGGTGCCTTTTGCAGGCTGATGAAGCTGGCATCGACGTCGAGGATGCGGGACAGCGTTCGCAGCGGAATCGAGCGCGTCTCGTCGTTCACATGCGAGGGATCGCCGGACCAGACCAGGCCGACCCGGAGCCTGGTGTGAGGACCGAGCCTGCTGTCCCAGGCCTGAATGCGGCCCGCTGGAGGAGATGGCAGATAGGGTCCCGACGGGATGGTGTCGAGACGGGTCTTGAACGCGAGCGGAAGGCTGGAGATCGGGCAATGCAGATCGAAATCAGGCAGTGCGCCCATCGCCGACATCGGCACGCAGCGAGATGCGCCCGCGAGATCAGACATCAGCCGATGCAGCGGGTCCTGGACGGCCAGGAGAACACGCGCACCGCGCGCGGCAAGCAGGGGGACGTAGCGGGCGAAGTGAATGGTGTCGCCCAATCCCTCGTCCGCGGCGATCAGGATGGTCCTGCCGTCGACGCTCTCGCCACCAAGCCACATCGGTTGCGGAAACCGCGGATATTTTGACGACGGCAGCTGCGACCGGGTCTGGTGCCCGAGCCAGCCGGCTTCGAAATTGCCGGTCAGAAGATGGGCCAGCGACACGTTCCACGCGGTCACTTCGTTGCTCAGCCCGAGCGACATCATGCGATCGGATAGCGCGAACAGCTCGTCGAAACGATGAAGGTGAAACAGCGCGACAAGCTTGTTGTCGAAGGCATCGGCAAAGCGCGGCTGAAGCGCGATGGCCTTTTCGAACCAGGCCAGCGCCTCTTCGTTCCGGCGCAGACGCCTGAGCGCAAGACCGAGATGGTTGCAGATGTCGGCATTGCCGGGATCGAGCCGGTGCGCCCGCGCGCCTTCGGTGGCGGCCTCCTCGTACCGCTTCAGGCCATAGAGAACCCAGGCGCGCATCCGCAGTGTCGGGGCATGGTCGGGGGATAGCCTCTCGCTCTCATCAAGGCGCGCAAGTGCCTCCTCGTTGCGCCCGAGCCTGTGGAGCAGAATCCCGCTTTGGTGCCACAAGCCGGCATCATCGCGCCGAAGCTGGATCGCCTTGTCGAGCACGTTCAGTGCCTCGTCGCAGCGTCCATGCTGCTGCAGCACGGTTGCGAAGCTCGCGAGATATTCCGGCTTGGGTGCACGCCGGATGGCGCGGACGATCCACTCCAGCGCGTCGTTGTATTGCCTGAACTCGAGATGCAGCAGTCCCATGAGATGCTGGGCGTCGGTGTGCTCAGCATCGATCGTGAGGGCCTGCTCGGTGCAGGCACGCGCATCGAGATGCCGTCCGTCTCTGAGATGCGCAAGGCCCGCTTCGCAGAAGGCGGCCGCTGTGCTCATTGCTGCTCGGTCCCGTTAATGGCGAATGGCCGCCAGCGTGGCGGCAGCCGACGATTCGACCTCAGCAGCGAAGGATTGCGTGGGGCTTGCGGCCGCTCCTGCTACCGGCAGGATCTATGTGCTATCGTCGGCAACGTGTCGACATCGCGATCAACGGCGTGGCGTTGATGAACGGTTGGCATGCGGACGGTTGTGACGTTCCGGCGCTACACGACCTCGACGGTCGCCGCCTCGAATTGGGTGCCGGCGCCACGATGGCGGGCGAGCTCCTCGCCTGACAGCTCCGTGACGGCGTTTTGCGCGGTGCCATCGAGCATCGCGTGGACGCGCTGGCTTGAAGCCTTCAGCATCGCCGGATCGAGCTTGCCGGCATCGACGCCGTTGATGATCGACTGGGCGAGGAAGCGGGCGCGTTCGGTGTCGGTCAAATGCGAGCAGATCATCAGCATGTCGTTGCCGGCAGCCATGAAGCGCGCGACGGCGTCGGGCGCATCTAACCGGCCCGCCATCGCGCGCATGCCGACATCGTCGGACACGATCACGCCGTCGAACTTCATCGCCTCGCGCAACAATCCTTGCGTGATCGGGCGTGACAGCGTCACGGGATCGTTCGGGTCGAGCTTCCTGTACAGGATGTGCGACGTCATCATCATCCCGATGCCGCCGGCGATCGCCGCGGCAAACGGCTTGAGCTCGCGCGCCTTGATCTGCTCGAGGTCGAGATCGAGCACCGGCAATTCGTGATGCGAATCGACCTGCGTGTCGCCATGACCCGGGAAGTGCTTGCCGCAGGCCCGCACGCCCTGGCGCTCCATCGCCCTGGCGAAGGGTAGCATCGATTTGATGACATCATCGGCCGTGCGGCCGAAGGCGCGCTCGCCGATGACAGGGTTGGCGGGGTTGGAGTGAATGTCCAGCACCGGCGCGAAATTGAGGTTACAGCCGAGCGAGGCGAGCTCGGCGCCCATGGCGTCGCCGACCTGCTCGGCCGTCGAAGCCCATCGCGCCGCATAGGCGAAGCGTGTGATCGGCGGCGGCGTGCGGCACACGCGGCCGCCCTCGTGATCGATGGCAATGAACTGCTTGTCGCGCTGCGAGGCATCGCGGATCGCGGCGATCAGGTCGCGGTGAACCGACAGCCAGTCCCGATAAGGCAGGTCGTGGCGGAAATTGCTCTTGTAGAGGATGACGCCGGCGGGCCGGAGATCCCGCAGCAGCGCACGGTCGCGATCGTCGAGAACGCTGGTCGGCCTCAAGCCAATGAAGAAATGGTCGCCGACCGTTGCAAGAAGGGAATCGCTCATCCGCCGGGCCGCCACTGATTGTCAGGGTTGATTGAGATGGAGCTGGACGCAACGCGAATTCTTAAGCTCCGGAGCGAGCCAGCGCGCGGCCCGCATCGTGGCAATATTTCAAAGTTCCTCAACGGAATCAATATTCAAATCGCTGACGCCTCAGCGGCGCCCGTAGCCATGGTAACGGCATCAGGCCGCCGAGAGCCGCACCCGGAACCTGCTGCCGGTCGCCTCGGCATAGCGCAAAAGAGTCTTTGTGCTCGGCAGCGTTTGTCCGCTTTCAAGCCGGGCAATCGTGGACTGGCTGGTACCCATTCGCGCAGCCAACTCGGACTGCGAGAATCCGGCCCGCAAGCGCGCCTTCAGCAATTCGGCAGCGATCTCGAATTCCGGGGCGAGTGCGTCATACTCGGCCTTGACCTTCGGGTTGGCCAGGAGACGAGCCTTGAGCTTGTCGAATGGAATTGTCATGTGACTCTCTTTTCAATTGCGCACGATTGCGCAGGACAAGGTCAGTGGTTATTCGAACTCCATCGTCACGTGATCTCATTTGCTCTCCGTAGGGCGAGTTCGATCTCCGCGCGTGGGGTCCTTTGCGTCTTCTTCACAAACGCGCGCACGACGACAACTCTCCGACCGATCGCGGTGACGTAGAGGGCACGGGCAATTCCGTCGCGCCCTGTCAGTCGTAGCTCCCAAAGCTTCCCTTCAAGGTGCTTGACGTGCGGTTCGCCCAAGCCTTCCAGGCCGGTCGAGGCAATGCGCTCCGCAAGCCGCAGAAAGCGCGCCTGCATGTCGGCCGGCAGGGCAGCTATCTCCGCGACAACGGTTTCGTTGAGGATTTCAACTCGCCAGTGCACAATTCGGTATATATCTCATTTTTGAGATATAGGCAAGATACGAGACTCGTGTGGTGCGGCCGGCGCATCCGCGCCGGTCACGCCGCAGCCAGCTGCGGCTGCTTCGGCCGCCGGCCGATCAGCAGCGACAGCACGGCGGCGACGATGCCGGTTGCGCCGGCGATCATGAAGGCTTGCAGATAATCGCCCTGCGACGAGCGCATGAAGCCGGCGAAGAACGCGGCGCAGGCCGCGCCGAGCTGATGGCCGGCGACGACCCAGCCGAAGATCAGCGGCGCGTTCTTGTCGCCGAAGGCCTCGTTGGCGATGCGGACCGTCGGCGGCACGGTCGCGATCCAGTCGAGGCCGTAGAACACGGCGAACACCGACAGGCTGACCAAGGAGAAGTCCGAGTAGGGCAGGTAGATCAGCGACAGCCCGCGCAGGCCGTAATAGAAGAACAACAGCTTGCGCGGATCGAAGCGGTCGGTGAGCCAGCCCGACAGCGTGGTGCCGAACAGGTCGAAGAAGCCCATCAGCGCCAACAGGCTTGCGGCCTGCACCTCGAAGATGCCGTGGTCGCCGCAGAACGCGATCAGATGCGTGCCGACCAGGCCGTTGGTGGTGAAGCCGCAGATGAAGAAGGTCGCGAACAGGAACCAGAAGGTCTGCGTTTTCGCTGCGCGCACGAGGTTGCCGATCGCCGCGACGAACGGATTGCCGATCGCGGGCGCCGCGGGCTGATCGTCATGCGTGCTGCCATAGGAGCGCAGGCCGATCGCAGCCGGCCGCTCCGGCACCAGGAAATACACCAGCGGGATCAGCGCCGCGCAGCAGGCGGCGACCGTCAGCACCACGGGCTTCCAGCCGCCCCATTCGACAAGCGATGCGAGGCCGGGCATGAAGATCAGCGTGCCGGTGGCGGTGCTCGCCGTCAGAAGTCCCATGACGAGGCCGCGATTGGTGGTGAACCAGCGATTGACGATGGTGGCGCCGAGCACGTTGGCGACGGCGCCCGAGCCGATGCCGGAGAGCAGCCCCCAGCTCATGAACAATTGCCACGGCGCGGTCATGAAATAGCTGATGGCCGTCGAGACCGACATCAGCATGAGCGCGCCCAGCACGGTGCGGCGGATGCCGAAGCGCTGCATGACCGCCGCGGCGAAGGGACCGGCGAGGCCGTAAAGGAAAATGCCGACCGCGGCCGAGGACGAGATCACGCTGACGTCCCAGCCGAAGGCTTTCTGCAGCGGCAGCATCAGCACGCCCGGCGTCGCGCGCAGGCCGGCCGAGGCCAGCAGCGCCAGGAAGATCACGGCAACGACGACGAAGGCGTAGTTTGGGCCGAACGGCCGCCGGGAAACGGCGGAGGATCGAGCGGAGGCAGGTTGAACGGGGGATGGGGGCATGTTACTTACCGGTACGTATTGGGATGCAATATTAGTACGTACCGGTCAGTAACATTGTCAAGCCTGTTGGCAAGCCTGTCCTGGAGGCATCGGAGCCTGATGACGAAGAAAGCCGAAAAAGCCGCTGACGCCCCGCTCCGCGCCGCCGACCGCATCCGCGCCTCCGCCAGCGAGCTGTTTTATCGCGAGGGCATCCGCGCCGTCGGCGTCGACGAGGTGGTGGACCGCGCCGGCGTGACAAAACCGAGCCTCTACCGCAGCTTCGCCTCCAAGGACGAACTCGCCGCCGCGTATTTGCGCGACTACGATCTGAACTTCTGGGAAAACTTCGAGCGTCCCGGCGGCAAGACCTACGGCAATGCGCGCGACCATGTGCTCGCCTATATCGGCCAGCTTGCGCCGCGCGCGGTGGCCAAGGGTTATCGCGGCTGCGGCCTCAGCAATGCCGCGGTGGAGTATCCCGCGCGCGACAATCCGGCGCGGCAAGTCGCCGAAGCGCACAAGAAAGTATTCCGCAAGCGCCTGCGCGAGCTCGCCGCGCAAATGGGCGCGCGGCAGCCGAACGTGCTCGGCGATGCGCTGCTGCTCCTGATCGAAGGCATCTACGTCACCGGCCAGCAATCCGAAGACGGGCCCGCGCAGTCGGCGCTCGCGGCGGCGAAGCTGCTGATCGATGCGAGCGTGAAGGCGGGGTGAGAGGGCTTCACGAGCTCACGTGAAATTCGGGCACTCAGATTCTCGAACAGGGCCACGGCCGCAGGAACTTCCAGTTTTTCCCGACGTTAGACCGGCGGCGCGCACAGGCGGCCGGCCCGCGAGACGAAGAACTTTGCCAACGCAGCATTTTCCCCGGAGGTGATCGATCTCATGACCATCGCCCTGGACGCCGCGGTCGCGACGCTGCCGGAGCCCGTGCATTCCTCGCATGTCAATGCGCTCGCCGAATCCATCCTCCGCACCGCAGGCGCCGGCGAACGCGACATGGGGAATTTGCAGCGGATCGCCTTGTTGGAGTTGCAGCTGGCGAGGCCCAACTGAAGAGGCCGACATGAAGACGTTTGCCGGGATCGTCGTTGGCCGGCGGTCACGCGATCGCGGAGCCCTTGTCCCGAGTGATGTGGTGGATTACCGCCACCCCAGCGCCGGCGCCACATGCTTCAGGATCGCCTCGATCGCATGTGCGCAATAGTCCACCCCAAGCTGGTTGGGAATCGTCAGCAGCAGGGTGTCCGCCTCGGCGATCGCCTCATCCTGCCGGAGCTGCTCGATCAGCATCTCCGGCTCCGCGGCATAGGAGCGGCCGAAGATCGCCCGCGTCTGCGGGTCGATGAAGCCGATCTGGTCCTCGCCGCCGCGCTCGCGGCCGAAATAAGCGCGGTCGCGATCGTCCATCAGCGCGAAGATGCTGCGGCTGACCGAGACGCGGGGCTCTCTGGTGTGGCCCGCCTCTTTCCACGCGGCGCGATAGGCGCGGATCTGGGCGGCCTGCTGCACGTGAAAGGCTTCGCCGGTCTCGTCGTTCTTCAGCGTCGAGCTCTGCAGGTTCATGCCGAGCTTTGCGGCCCACACCGCTGTGGCGTTCGAGCCGGCGCCCCACCAGATGCGATCGCGCAAGCCCGCTGAATGCGGCTCGAGGCGCAACAGCCCCGGCGGGTTCGGAAACATCGGCTGCGGATTGGGCTCGGCGAACCCCTGGCCGCGCAACAGGTCGAGGAAGACTTCCGCGTGGCGCCGACCCATGTCGGCATCGCTCTGGCCCTCGGCCGGGCGGTACCCAAAATAACGCCAGCCATCGATCACCTGCTCGGGCGAGCCGCGGCTGATGCCGAGCTGAAGCCGCCCGCCCGCGATCAGATCGGCGCTGCCTGCGTCCTCCACCATGTAGAGCGGGTTCTCGTAGCGCATGTCGATCACGGCCGTGCCGATCTCGATCTTCTTCGTTTTCGCGCCGACGGCTGCGAGCAGCGGAAAGGGCGACGCCAGCTGCCGCGCGAAATGGTGGACGCGATAATAGGCGCCGTCGAGGCCAAGCTGTTCGGCCGCGACCGCAAGCTCGATCGATTGCAGCAGCGTATCGCCGGCCGAGCGCGTCTGCGATTGCGACGAGGGTGTCCAGTGTCCGAAGGACAGAAATCCGATCTTTTTCATGGGCCTCATTTAATGCTGGCTGGGGCTGCGTCAACCGGCTGCGCCGGGACGCCCGCGCATGCGCCGCGCCAGCGCGCGCATCTGGGTGATGAAAACCTCGACGGCCGGGCTGAGCGTTCGCGCCTTCAGCGTGACGAGAACGACCGGCAGCGGCCTTCCGAGCACCACCGGTAGCGCGACCAGCGACCATCGCTTCGCATTGTAGCGTACCAGCGATTCCGGGACCGACGAGAGATAGCGCCCGGTCGCCAGCAATTGCATGCGCAGCTGCATCGAATAGGTCGTCACGGTCCGGGACGGCGGAGGCAGGCCCTGCGCGGTGAAAGCGGTGTGGACGAGCTCGCGCACCGCCGTACTCGGCGGCGCCAGGATCCAGGATTCGGCGACGAGATCCGCAAGCGCGAGCTTGCGCCGGCCGGCCAGAGGATGGTTCGTGCCGGCGCCCGCCACGATTGCCTCTTCGTACAGCGTCTCGACCGCAAGGTCATCGTCCTCGATCGGCCCGCCGATGCGCCCGAGCATCAGATCGACTTTGCGATCATGCAGTTCGCGAAACTCCATCGCGGCCGTATTGGCGTCGATCACATGTACGACGAGCTTGGGATAGCGAATCGCGAGCTCGGCGGTGACGGCCGCAAGCAGGCCGCCGGAGATGAAGGATTCCGATGCGCCGACCCAGATCTCGCCGGTGCCGGGATCGGACATGAACTCGATGTCGCGCACGCCCTGGCGCAAGGCATCGAACGCTTCGGTGCCGCGCAGAAGCATTGCTTCGCCGAATGCGGTCGGCGAAACGCCGCGCGGCCCGCGATCGAGCAAGCGCACGCCGAGCGCGGCTTCGAGATCGGCAATGGCTTGCGAGATCGCCGGCTGTGTGAGGCCAAGCTGCGTGGCGGCCTTGGCCATGCTGCCGAATTTCACCACGGACGACAGCACGTGCAGATCTCGCAGCCGTATCCGGCGTCCAATCCGCGCATCCCAGTCGGCCAGCTTCTTTGCCATTAGCCTAGCTTATATCCATATTCGTGATTTGGCCATTCTGCTTATAGCTTCTCCACGTCATGGTCGCGGCGTCCACGGCCACCATTCACCAGGAGACCCCATGACCCTCACCAGGACACTGACATCGAGCCTCGCCGCGCTGGCGGGATTGGGCGCTGCCGCGGTCCACGGACTTCACGCCGAGGGCAACGCGCCCGCCTATGTGATCAACGAAATCAGTGTGAGCGATCCGGCCGGCTTCGCCTCCTACGCGACGCAGGAAGGCGCCCTGATCGACAAATTCGGCGGCCGCTTTCTCTCCCGCGGCGGCAAGACCGCCGTGGTCGCAGGAGAGTTGCCGAAGCGCGTCACGATCTACGTCTTCGACAGCCTCGAACGGGCGCAAGCCTGGCGCGATGCGCCCGAGCAGAAGCAACTCGTGGCGATCCGCGACAAGGCGTCGAGCTTCCGCTCGTTCATCGTCGAGGGGTGCGGCGCCTGCAAGCCGCCGACCGGTTGAGCGGCAGAGCGCGCGGTGTGCCCTGGCTTTCTTGCGACGTCATTGAGATCGAACATGCAACGCTTCGCACCACCTGAACCAACGCAGCTCGCCGGCGAGAGCCGGCAGCTGCTCGCGCAAGTCAAGCTGGAGCTCGGGTCGGAGCCGATCATGATGCGGCTCCTGTCGCATTCTCCCGCGGCTTTGCGCGGCTTTCTCGCGCTGCGCCAGTCGCTGACGCAAGCGTCTCTGCCGCTGGCGTTGCGCGAACGGATTGCCATTGCGGTCGCGGCGGCGAACGAGTGCCATTGTTGCGCGGCCAATCATCGGCATTTCGGACAGCGCGCGGGGATTCCCGAGTGCGAACTGGACGCCGCGGCAGCCGCGACATCGGACGATCCCGGGGCGGCCGCCGCGCTACGGTTCACGCGCGCCCTGGTCCAGTCGCGCGGTCACGTCGACGATGCCGAGCTGGCGAGCATGCGCGCCGCGGGCTTCGATGAGGCTGCAATCATCGAGGTCGTTGCGGTGGTGTCGGCGAACATGTTCGCAAACTTCGTGAACAATCTTGCGCAATCGATTCCGGACCATTTCGCAGCGAACTGAGGCTCGCAGCTGTGCTCGTATGCCCGGCGTCAACCGCCGCCGCCAGCGGTTTGGGTATGCGGCGACGGTAGCACGAATTGTCCGGCGCGCTCGACCAGGAGATCCAGAAACGTCCGTGCGCGCAGCGACATCCACTGCGTTTCCGGATAGACCGCGTGCAATGGCAGCGCGGCGATGCTGTAATCGGGCAGCACATGCTCGAGCTCGCCGCTGCGAAGACCCTCCGCGGCATTCCACTCGGGCAAAATGGCGATGCCGAGATGCTGCATCGCCGCCGCCTGCATCGCATCGGCATCGTCGACGTGAATGGGGCCGTTGATCCCTGCGACGTGGCGGCCGTGCTCGGATTCGAAGGCCCATTGCTGCGCCGGCGACATCCTGGAATAGACGATGCACTGGTGCGAGGCGAGATCGTCGGGCGTTCGCGGCAGCGGCCGGCCGTGCAGATAGGTCGGCGTCGCGACCAGATAACGCTGCACGGTGCCGAGCCTGCGCGCGATCAATGTGCTCGCCTCCAGGTTTCCGATCCGCAGCGCCAGCTCGATGCCCTCTTCCACCAGGTTCACCAGCCGCTCGCTGAAGCGGATGTCGACCCGCACCTCCGGATAGTTCCGCACATATTCGGCGACGACGGGCATCATGTAGCGCCGCCCGAACGAGGAGGGCACGCCGATGCGCAGCGTGCCGGTGGGGCGCGGCGCCGCGTGCTCGACACTCGACCGCGCCATGTCGAAGCTGTCGAGGATCTGCCGCGCGAGATCGTAGATGCGGTGCGCCTCCGCGGTCGGCTTCAGCGTACGGGTCGTCCGTGAGAACAGCTGCGTGCCGAACTCGCTCTCCAACATCGCGATGCGCTTGCTGATCGCGGGCTGGCCGATGCCGAGCTCCTTGGCGGCCGCCGAGAAGCTGCCGCCCTCGAGGGTGCGCACGAAAGCGCGCAGGCAATCGATCCGGTCCATAATTCATTCCGATCTGGAATAAATTATATCCCATATATTCCGTAGCGGGCAATACGGCGGGCCGGTAGGCTTCCCCAAAACGAGCAATCACAGGGGAGAAGACGACGTGACACGCCATATCGGAATTGTCGGCGCCGGCATCGCCGGCCTGCATCTCGCGCTCTATCTGCAAAAGCACGGCGTCGACGCCACTGTCATCACCGACCGCCCGCCGGAGGAGTATCGCGACCTCAGGCTGCTCAACACCGTCGCGCATCACCACGTGACGCTCGCGCGCGAGGACTATCTCGGCGTCAATCACTGGACCGATCCGAAGGACCATTATTACTACCACGATCACGTCTTCAATTTCCCGCAGCCGCTGAGCTTCCGCGGCGACTTCTCGAAAGCGAGCCGCGCCGTCGATTACCGGCTCTATCTTCCCGCCCTGATGCAGGACTTCATGACGCGCGGCGGCAAGA
This genomic interval from Bradyrhizobium guangzhouense contains the following:
- a CDS encoding sensor domain-containing diguanylate cyclase; the protein is MTEDHATLPDGVRVRLYDQALNAARIGAWECVLETERLSWTQGVYDIFGYPERNPLRRADIVDLYIDESRRHMELARAEVIRSGLPVTLDAEIRTWRGEKRWMRLSINAVREGERPVRIFGCKQDVTSDRQAIESLRQQAETDPLTGLANRSVFQARYREVVNDNLNHGYASALVLIDLDGFKLLNDKFGHLAGDACLCEVAQRLRRAFHNAGLVGRLGGDEFAIILRAPVDPARIARVLQKTVMMLSRPLFWNGLRLEVGASIGAALIGRPHRRPIAELFAEADIALYDAKAAGRNRVHLIGDEKRGLAA
- a CDS encoding tetratricopeptide repeat protein, whose protein sequence is MSTAAAFCEAGLAHLRDGRHLDARACTEQALTIDAEHTDAQHLMGLLHLEFRQYNDALEWIVRAIRRAPKPEYLASFATVLQQHGRCDEALNVLDKAIQLRRDDAGLWHQSGILLHRLGRNEEALARLDESERLSPDHAPTLRMRAWVLYGLKRYEEAATEGARAHRLDPGNADICNHLGLALRRLRRNEEALAWFEKAIALQPRFADAFDNKLVALFHLHRFDELFALSDRMMSLGLSNEVTAWNVSLAHLLTGNFEAGWLGHQTRSQLPSSKYPRFPQPMWLGGESVDGRTILIAADEGLGDTIHFARYVPLLAARGARVLLAVQDPLHRLMSDLAGASRCVPMSAMGALPDFDLHCPISSLPLAFKTRLDTIPSGPYLPSPPAGRIQAWDSRLGPHTRLRVGLVWSGDPSHVNDETRSIPLRTLSRILDVDASFISLQKAPRPHDAAVLRERRDIIDLTADLTDFTETAALISCLDLVITVDTSVAHLAGALGRPTWILLPWTPDYRWLLDRRDSPWYPSVRLFRQTETRDYESVLDRVRDELRAQAATFRA
- a CDS encoding glycoside hydrolase family 3 N-terminal domain-containing protein; amino-acid sequence: MSDSLLATVGDHFFIGLRPTSVLDDRDRALLRDLRPAGVILYKSNFRHDLPYRDWLSVHRDLIAAIRDASQRDKQFIAIDHEGGRVCRTPPPITRFAYAARWASTAEQVGDAMGAELASLGCNLNFAPVLDIHSNPANPVIGERAFGRTADDVIKSMLPFARAMERQGVRACGKHFPGHGDTQVDSHHELPVLDLDLEQIKARELKPFAAAIAGGIGMMMTSHILYRKLDPNDPVTLSRPITQGLLREAMKFDGVIVSDDVGMRAMAGRLDAPDAVARFMAAGNDMLMICSHLTDTERARFLAQSIINGVDAGKLDPAMLKASSQRVHAMLDGTAQNAVTELSGEELARHRGAGTQFEAATVEVV
- a CDS encoding helix-turn-helix domain-containing protein translates to MTIPFDKLKARLLANPKVKAEYDALAPEFEIAAELLKARLRAGFSQSELAARMGTSQSTIARLESGQTLPSTKTLLRYAEATGSRFRVRLSAA
- a CDS encoding type II toxin-antitoxin system RelE/ParE family toxin: MHWRVEILNETVVAEIAALPADMQARFLRLAERIASTGLEGLGEPHVKHLEGKLWELRLTGRDGIARALYVTAIGRRVVVVRAFVKKTQRTPRAEIELALRRANEIT
- a CDS encoding MFS transporter, whose translation is MPPSPVQPASARSSAVSRRPFGPNYAFVVVAVIFLALLASAGLRATPGVLMLPLQKAFGWDVSVISSSAAVGIFLYGLAGPFAAAVMQRFGIRRTVLGALMLMSVSTAISYFMTAPWQLFMSWGLLSGIGSGAVANVLGATIVNRWFTTNRGLVMGLLTASTATGTLIFMPGLASLVEWGGWKPVVLTVAACCAALIPLVYFLVPERPAAIGLRSYGSTHDDQPAAPAIGNPFVAAIGNLVRAAKTQTFWFLFATFFICGFTTNGLVGTHLIAFCGDHGIFEVQAASLLALMGFFDLFGTTLSGWLTDRFDPRKLLFFYYGLRGLSLIYLPYSDFSLVSLSVFAVFYGLDWIATVPPTVRIANEAFGDKNAPLIFGWVVAGHQLGAACAAFFAGFMRSSQGDYLQAFMIAGATGIVAAVLSLLIGRRPKQPQLAAA
- a CDS encoding TetR/AcrR family transcriptional regulator — encoded protein: MTKKAEKAADAPLRAADRIRASASELFYREGIRAVGVDEVVDRAGVTKPSLYRSFASKDELAAAYLRDYDLNFWENFERPGGKTYGNARDHVLAYIGQLAPRAVAKGYRGCGLSNAAVEYPARDNPARQVAEAHKKVFRKRLRELAAQMGARQPNVLGDALLLLIEGIYVTGQQSEDGPAQSALAAAKLLIDASVKAG
- a CDS encoding LLM class flavin-dependent oxidoreductase, producing MKKIGFLSFGHWTPSSQSQTRSAGDTLLQSIELAVAAEQLGLDGAYYRVHHFARQLASPFPLLAAVGAKTKKIEIGTAVIDMRYENPLYMVEDAGSADLIAGGRLQLGISRGSPEQVIDGWRYFGYRPAEGQSDADMGRRHAEVFLDLLRGQGFAEPNPQPMFPNPPGLLRLEPHSAGLRDRIWWGAGSNATAVWAAKLGMNLQSSTLKNDETGEAFHVQQAAQIRAYRAAWKEAGHTREPRVSVSRSIFALMDDRDRAYFGRERGGEDQIGFIDPQTRAIFGRSYAAEPEMLIEQLRQDEAIAEADTLLLTIPNQLGVDYCAHAIEAILKHVAPALGWR
- a CDS encoding LysR family transcriptional regulator, with amino-acid sequence MAKKLADWDARIGRRIRLRDLHVLSSVVKFGSMAKAATQLGLTQPAISQAIADLEAALGVRLLDRGPRGVSPTAFGEAMLLRGTEAFDALRQGVRDIEFMSDPGTGEIWVGASESFISGGLLAAVTAELAIRYPKLVVHVIDANTAAMEFRELHDRKVDLMLGRIGGPIEDDDLAVETLYEEAIVAGAGTNHPLAGRRKLALADLVAESWILAPPSTAVRELVHTAFTAQGLPPPSRTVTTYSMQLRMQLLATGRYLSSVPESLVRYNAKRWSLVALPVVLGRPLPVVLVTLKARTLSPAVEVFITQMRALARRMRGRPGAAG
- a CDS encoding DUF1330 domain-containing protein; protein product: MTLTRTLTSSLAALAGLGAAAVHGLHAEGNAPAYVINEISVSDPAGFASYATQEGALIDKFGGRFLSRGGKTAVVAGELPKRVTIYVFDSLERAQAWRDAPEQKQLVAIRDKASSFRSFIVEGCGACKPPTG
- a CDS encoding carboxymuconolactone decarboxylase family protein, with translation MQRFAPPEPTQLAGESRQLLAQVKLELGSEPIMMRLLSHSPAALRGFLALRQSLTQASLPLALRERIAIAVAAANECHCCAANHRHFGQRAGIPECELDAAAAATSDDPGAAAALRFTRALVQSRGHVDDAELASMRAAGFDEAAIIEVVAVVSANMFANFVNNLAQSIPDHFAAN
- a CDS encoding LysR family transcriptional regulator — translated: MDRIDCLRAFVRTLEGGSFSAAAKELGIGQPAISKRIAMLESEFGTQLFSRTTRTLKPTAEAHRIYDLARQILDSFDMARSSVEHAAPRPTGTLRIGVPSSFGRRYMMPVVAEYVRNYPEVRVDIRFSERLVNLVEEGIELALRIGNLEASTLIARRLGTVQRYLVATPTYLHGRPLPRTPDDLASHQCIVYSRMSPAQQWAFESEHGRHVAGINGPIHVDDADAMQAAAMQHLGIAILPEWNAAEGLRSGELEHVLPDYSIAALPLHAVYPETQWMSLRARTFLDLLVERAGQFVLPSPHTQTAGGGG